ACACCATAACTGATAATTGGCCATCCAAAATTTTTGCCCTTTTGAACAACATTAATTTCATCACCACCTTTTGGACCATGTTCATGAACCCATATTTTACCTGAATATGGATTTTTTACCATGCCTTGGGGATTTCTGTGTCCGTAACTAAATATTGCCGTTTTTGCATTTTCTGTTCCAACAAAAGGATTGTCTTTAGGCACCGAACCATCAGCATTAAGTCTGTATATTTTACCACAGTCTCTTGTAATGTCTTGAGGATTTTCATCTCTATTTCCTCTGTCACCAACTGAAAAATATAGATACCCATCATTATCAAACTCAATTCGAGAGCCAAAATGTTGACCACGGCGTGAGTTTGGGCCAGCTTTATAAAGTCTTGTAACATCAATCAATTTATTGCCATCTAATTTTGCTCTTAATAATGCGGTATTACCACCATCACCATCGCCATCTTCAGAGGCATGTGTAATATATAACCAACCATTATTAGCATAATCAGGATGTAATTCTATGTCTAACAATCCGCCTTGCCCACGAACATATATATCAGGTAAACCTTCAATAGTTGTTTTTTTGCCATCTTTAAAATGAATAAGTTCTCCAGCTTTTTCAGTAATTAACATAGCGCCATCAGGCAAGAAAACCATACCCCAAGGAATATTTAGGTCTGGGACGACAGTTTCAGTCGAATAGTCAATATTTGTTGCAGCTTCGGCTTCTACAGAAGAGGTTGTGCCTACTTCGACCTGTGACTGTGCTTCTGCAATTTCAGGAGTTTCACTTTTTTTATTTTCCTTTTGACCACAAGAAGCACAAATAATGCTTAATGCTACGACGATAAGTTTTAACTGTTTCATGGCGATTAATTTTACTTTATAAAGTTAGTTATATTTTGTTTAAAACTGATAATTAATATTTAGGCCAGCATAATAGTTTATAGGATTTCCAGGGTAAAAATAGCGTGGTTGACTACCGCCAAAACCTCTAGCATTAATTAATATCTGAGAGGCATAGGCTTCGTCAAAGATATTATCTAGTCCATAGAATACATCAAATGTTAGCTTTCCTGAAAAACTTTTTCTGAAACCAACTTTTAGATTAGTCAAATTGTAACTATCGCTGTACAGACTATTACTATCTGTTATTGGCTGTCTGCCAATATGTTGGAAATTTATATTTGCATAAAAGCCGATTTCTGTGGCGAAGTCTAGTCCAGTGTTTACTATTTCAGATGGTACGCCAGTTAAATCATTTCCTGAAAAATCATTGTCGCCATCAACAAAATTTTCAAACTTATAATTGTTAAGACTATAGTTGAAGAATCCATTTAAAGTAAAACTTTCTTTATTAATTAAATTAGAGTTTAAAGAAATTTCTAAACCATCATGAAGTGTTTGTCCAGCATTTACACCAATAAACTGATCTTGTGTCGTTCGTCTTGCTACCAATAAGTTTTTGACATCCAATCTGTAAACGGATAAGTTGAATTGTAATTTGTTATTAAAAATTCCTCCACGAGTCCCAATCTCATAATTCCAACCTGTCTCTGGTTTTAATTCATTATTTATTTGTCCATTTGGCAGCAAAGTTTCTTCCAGTGAAATAGGAGAGAAGCCTTGACTAAAGCTTGTATATATGCTAACATTGTCTGAAACTAAATAGGATAAACCAATTTTAGGCGATAAAATGCCGTTAAAGTCAAATTGTCCTGATTGGTCTACATTGTTTGTAGAAGTAGGAAAATTATCTTCTAAATCGTAAGATGTTTGGTTGTAATTAAGACCAGCAACAAATGTTGTTTTTTCGGATAATTCATAATTAACTTCAAAAAATAAATTGAAGTATTTGCGATACTCTACAAAATTCGAAAGTTCATCGCCTTGAACACTTCCAGTACCAGCAGGAAAGTTTTGGTACAAGTTCTCAAATGTTTTGGATGAATAGCGGTCTTTAAAAAACTCACCACCAATTGTATATTTTAATGGCTTTTCAAGAAGTTGAAAATCTCCTATAAGTCGGCTTCTAACACCATATGCAAAGGTGTTTTCGTCTAAAACATTGAATGGTCTTGGTTCATACCCATTTCGAAATGAGGTAAAAACACTTGTAACTTGTCTAATATTTGGGTTATAAGTATGATTCCAACTTAATCCAAAAATACCACGTTGCGAATCTTCAAAACCCTGCGCCTGTGCCCAAGTAAATGCAGCAGCAGTTGGATTATTTTCAAAAGTATCTTGATTTATCGAGCTTGGTATAAATGCCTTTAAGTCGACGTAGCTCCCTAGAAAAGTTAATTCGTTTTTATCATCAATAAAGTGATTGGAAGTTAATGTAAATGTTTGTCTGTTATAATCATTATTATCTCTATAGCCATCAGAATTTGTAATACTGTAGACACCACGAAAACTATTTTTTGATATTCCGTGGTTAAAGTTTAAAGTCGATTTAAATAATCCAAAAGACCCAAAGGTTAATTCTGAATTTGTACTGGTTTCATTCAAATAAGCGTTTAGTGGATTTAGCTGGATTGTGCCACCTAAACCAGCTCCAAAAGCACTAGAAGTAGCACCTTTTGTGATATTCATTTGAGAAATTGTATTGAGTTCAAAATCTTCAATATTAGTTTCTCCGCTTCCATTAGTTAAAGGGATATCTTTAAAGTATGCTCTGATTTTAGAAGTGCCAAACAAGTTTCTAGAGCCAATTCCTCTGATAGTTAATCGATTTGTGTTTAATGCGCCACTCTGCATAAATACACCTGGAGTTCTATTCAATGCCTGAGAGATATTAATGTCGTTACCTAACTCAATTTCTTTTTGTGTAATAATATTAGTTGTGGTGACTGATTTTTTTAAAGTAGTAGGGATGTGATTGGCGTTTATAACAACTTCGTTTAATTCAGAAGGTTTAGATATTAGTTGAACTATTAAAAAATCTTCAGAGTCTATATTTATTGTAATGGTATTGTAGCCAATACTTTCAAAGAGATAATTACCCTTAGAATTGACTTCGAAATAACCAAACTCATCTGAAAACACTCGCTTTCCTTTACTATTATGTATTATTGATACGTTTGAGATTGCTATACTAGTTTGACTATCTATTACTTTTCCTTTGATTTGTGAAAACCCAGAAAAGCTAGAGTAAAATCCTATTAAAACTATTAGAGTTTTTAAAGAAAAAAAGAGTTGGTGTCTGATAATAATTTGATTTTAACAACACAAATTAACAGATATAAATCACTATCTCTTCTAAATTATTTGTTAAGGTTAAAAAGTTTTGAAATCTTAGTTGGTAAACTTTGTATTTTATCTATATTTGCACTCCTAAAATGATAACTATTCGGGGTGTAGCGTAGCCCGGTTATCGCGCCACGTTTGGGACGTGGAGGCCGCAGGTTCGAATCCTGCCACCCCGACAAAAAAAGCTGAACATCAATGTTCAGCTTTTTTTATTTGATTCTATTTATAACTTCAATTAATACGCTTATAATTTTCAGAGTACATCATGTTGCCATCTTCATCGATTTGTATTTGACTAAACTTATTTTCATCAACAACGAGTTTGTAATTAAATTCTTTTTTTTCGGCGATGACTTTGTTCATTACGCTTGATCCATATTGCATGATTTCTGTTAATGTAGAATCTGTTGCTGTATAACTGCCATAACCAAACCATTCGATAGAGTCAGTAGGCACTAATTTGCTCCACATTACCTTGTCTTTATTAAACATTTTTACTTGTCGATAACCTTCGTTGGTGTTAAAAGAGTCTGTAACCTTATTGTCTTTATAGTTATAGAAACCTATCATTTCCCAGTTGCCTTCTAATGGAGTTTGTTTTATTTCAGTCTTTATAATACTTGAGTTATCTGATTTTGGAATTGTAGATTTATCATTAGCACAAGATGAAATAAAAATTAGGAGTAATAGATAGTTGATGATTGTTTTCATTACATGTTGATTTGAAGAAGTTAATATTCAATAAGTTACAAAAAAATAAATAATGTGATTGGAAGTGATAAAATTTATGAATAAAACCATTGTTTCTGTTGATAACTTCTATGTAAGGTTTTAGGTAAAAAAACTACTTTTGTTTTGATAAAATGAATAAAATATGTCAGATACTATAGAAAGAGTAAAGTGCCTAATAATTGGCTCTGGTCCTGCAGGTTATACTGCAGCGATATATGCAGCAAGAGCAAATATGGCACCAGTTTTATATCAAGGAGAACAACCTGGTGGTCAATTGACGACAACTAATGATGTTGAGAATTTTCCAGGATACCCTGATGGGATTACTGGGCCAGAAATGATGATTCAGTTACAAAAGCAAGCCGAGCGTTTTGGAACTGACATACGTCACGGTTGGGTTGATAAAGTTGATTTTTCTGGAGATTTGCATAAAGTTTGGATTAATGGTGAAAAAGAAATCCATGCAGATACTATTATAATATCTACAGGAGCTTCTGCTAAATATCTAGGACTACCATCTGAACAAAAATATTTAAAATTAGGAGGTGGAGTTTCTGCATGTGCTGTATGTGATGGTTTCTTTTATAGAAATCAAGAAACGGTAATTGTAGGTGCTGGAGATTCTGCTTGTGAAGAAGCACATTACCTTTCAAAACTATGTAAAAAAGTGACTATGCTAGTGCGTAGAGATGAGTTTAGAGCATCCAAGATTATGGCTGCTCGAGTTCAAAATACTGAAAACATCGAAATCCTCTATAATACTGAAACAGAAGAAGTTTTAGGTGATGGACAAGTTGTAACTGGTGTTAGAGTTAAGAATAATGTCACTGGAGATGTTCATGAAATTCCAGCAACTGGCTTTTTTGTAGCTATTGGACATAAACCTAATACTGATATTTTTGAAGATTATTTAAATCTTGATGAAACTGGTTACATCATAAATGAAGTGCCAGGAACAAGCAAAACTAATGTCGAAGGTGTTTTTGTGAGTGGAGATGCTGCCGATCATGTATACAGACAGGCAATTACTGCTGCTGGAACAGGTTGTATGGCTGCTTTAGACGCAGAGCGTTATTTAGCATCAAAAGATGCTGATTTTGAAGTTGTGACTCCAACTTACAATTAGTTATATATAAAAAAAGCCGAAGAGTAATCTTCGGCTTTTTTTATGCTTTTAAAAATGAATTAGAATTAATTAAACAATCCTTTATTATTCATTTCCTTTTTTTGAAGTTTTGCAGTGTCAGAAAAGGTTTCTAAAATAATTTTTGGTTCGCCATAGACAAATGTTTCAGTGTTTCCGGAGGCATTAAGTTTAAGCTCAGTAGTTATGTTAAGCGTAGCATCACTATTACTTTCTATCAAAACATTTGCGTTTTGTATGGTGAATGCTTTACCAATAAATTTTGCTGAATTATCTAAACGTAAGGTTGAGTTTTCTGTATCACCTTCGATTGTTGCGTCTGCATTTTGATATAAATCAAAACTTGTAGTTTTACTATTTAATAATGCATCTAGTTTACTATTGTCACTCATTATAAAAGAGGAACTATCTGCTGTTATATTAAGCCTGCTTTTAGTCCTATTTGATGCAGTAAAACTAAAGTTTGTAGCTTTTAAGTTGAGGTAGGCTCTTGAATTATTGTCTATTTTAAGTTTAAAATCATTTAGTTCCATAGATGTTAAAGAGCGTAATTCTGCACTGTCGTAAAGCTCTACATCTTCAAGATTGTCGCTATAATTTACAGTTATAATAAGCTTCTTTTTTGATGTAATACGTTTAGAAGTACTAATCGATAAAGTACCATCACTAACATTTATATCTATAATTTCATGAAGATTATCATCAGCTTCAACTTCGACAGAAGATTTGCTATTGTAAGCAATTTTGACTTCAAAATCATTTTTGATAATTAAAGTATTAAAACCATCAATGTAAGTTTGTTTTACTGTAACATCTCTATTTCCTTTTATTTTTTCAGCTTTTTGTGCATAGCTAATGGATGTTAAACCAATAAGGAATACGAAAGCATAAATAACTTTATTTGCTGTCATTATATTTAGATTTAAAACTTTGATCTTTGTAATTATACGTATTTTTTGAATTCAAAGACGTTTATAAAATAAATATATACAAAAACCATCCCAAACAGTATTGTGTTTGAGATGGCTTTTATAAACTGAATTGGTATTCAGGATTGATTGGTCGATTGGTTGATTGAAGTCTAGTCTTTTCTGATACTACCTGAAACTCCAGCATTTTTATTTACTTTCTCTGGATTACCAGAATACTTAATGCTCGCTCCGCTTGTTGCGCTAGCTGTTAATTCTTTTGAGGTATTTACCGTAATGTTAGCACCACTTGTTGCAGAAACTCTAGTAGTTTGTGCTTCAAGGTTATTTGCTTTAATGTAGCTTCCGCTTGTAGATTCTGCTCTAAGGTTGTTAGTCTCACCACTGACTTTAATGCCTGCGCCACTTGTAGTTTGACAAATTAGTTTTTCGGTAGAAACGTCAGCGTTGATGTGGCTTCCGCTTGTGCTTTCTAAATCTAATTCTTCAGTTGTTAAGGTGTTTTCAACCATAACGTAAGCACCACTTGAAGTTTCGATACTATTTAAGTTTTTAACCGTTAGAATTACTTTTTTAGAACTTGATGATTTGATATTTTCATTTGACGAAATTCTTAAAATACCATTATCTTCATCTACTTCAGTAGTAATAACGTCATGTAAATTTTCATCTGCTTCTACCTTTAAAGCTACAGAGTTTCCTTGAGTTAATTCTACTTCAATACCTCTGCTTACTTTGATTCTGTCAAAATCTTCTAATATACTTCTAGTTTCAGTAATGACATTTCCGTTGCCTGAAACTCCAGGTCCAAAATTAATGTCAAAGTTGCAGGACGTCATAAAAAGTGCTACGATACCAGCTGCGATAATTCTTGCTAATGTGCTCATGATTGTTTGTTTAATTGATGATTTATTGTTTGGTAGCTTTTTCTACCATTTTTCCATTTTGGTTGACTATTATTTCTCTAGTTTCACCATTTTTATCTAATATAAATTCAAATACTAAAGGTGCTTTAGGGTGTGCAAATTTATTTTTTGCTATTGCTGTTAATGTGGTCTCTAGACCTTCTGCTTTAATAAATAGTTTGTTATTTTCTAATTTAATGATAACATCTCCACTATATTGGGCTTTATAATTACCACTATATTTCACCAACAGTTCTTTGGATACAGTAACTTCTTCTATGCTTTGTACAACTTCTTTTGAAACGTGATTGTAACTAATCACACGTTTTATTTTCCACACGTTATTTTCTAAAATCCATAAGTGCGAAAACAATGCGTAATTATTACTTTTCTCATAAGTCATAGTTTTATCTGGCGAAAAGAAATGTTTTCCATTTTGCAAAGCACCATAAAGCGTATCGTTGTTATATAGCGGAAATACTTCTAAACTTCCTTCTACAAGGAAACGATAAGGTTTTTCTGTATTGTTTGGCTTGCAAAGTCCATTTTTCATTACAGAAATAAATTCTGCTTTAGAATTTGTTATTCCACTTTTATCATGGTAAAACTCTAAATCGTCAAACATTAATTTTGCACTTTTCTCGATTTTACATTTATTGAATCCTACTTTAAAGAGTATGCTATCATTTGATTTTAAAGTTTTAAAAAGCTCTGAATTTTTGTTTACTTGCGCAAATGCAATATCGGAGTTGATTAGTAATCCGATAATGCATACTGCAAGTAATTTGATTGATTGATTCATTTTTGATTGATTCGTTTTTTAAAACAGTTCAAATATCTAAAAGATGATAGGTTGATTGAATTTTAAATACCTGAACTGTTGATTGATTGGTCTGAATTGTTAATTATCGTTTTTTGATTTGATTTCTACACCGTTTTTGTCATCTATTTTTACTTGAATATCCGAACCGTTTGCCTTGATGCCATCCGAATCTATTTTTAGTTTTACGCTATCTCCAGTTTTTATGACGATGCCTTCTTCAGAATTAATTTTCAATGATGTCTTGTCATTATTACTAAAGTTTGTGGACTTACTTTCATTGACTTCATTGTACTCGCAGTCCAAGCATTCAACTTCGTTTTGTTTTACTTTTAGATACTTACCGTAGTTAGTATTGTATATGATACTATTATAACTTCGATATGTTCTTCTGATGTATCTACTTAAATCTTTGTCGACTATTAGCGTGCTGCCTTCTGGCAAATAGACAATAATACGGACTTGTTGTTCACTATATTTATTGTCTACATCTGTGGTATGGTAGGCTTCAAGTTTCAATTCTTTATTAGCAAATCCATAACTATAATTTATGTTGTCTGCACGTTCTTTAGCTACTCTGTAACTACTACCGCTAGCTTCTTTGACAATTGTAATTTTTGCAACAGAATCTGTTGTTGAATAGACTATCAGTTTAATATCGTTTGATACAATTTTCCGACCTTCATCGTCTTCAATCAGTTTAAAATTATTGTGATTTCTATAATAGTAATTATCATAGCGGTCGTATCCAGCTACACTAATTTTTAAAGTATCATTAGCTGTAATACTAAGTTCTTTTTTTGAAACAGTTTCTGCATCAAAAGCATGCTCTGAGGCTTGTTTAATTCCTGTAACTATTAACCCTAAAATTGAAATAATCCATAATCCTAGTAATGTGAATTTTGCTGGATTCCCAATAGATTTCAAATTATTCACTAATATTTTTAATCCTAAATAAAATAGAAAGAAAAACGGAATACCAATAGCTAAAAACAAAAGCAGTGACATTAACCAAATTGGAATATTAGCAGCATTACCAATCTCTAAAAAATCTATTCCAGGGAAATGAATAACATCTGTAACTCCAACTGTAAAAAATCCTACTAATAAAGCAATTAATGTACTAACACCAACTATAATCATTATAATCCCAAAGAATTTTGCGAAAATCTTAAGAAAGAACATAATTATGTCTCCGATAGTCTCAAAGAAGTTGCGAGATTTATTTTTTAAGCGATTACTTTGCTTATCAAAATCGACACTTTTTACTGTTTCAGAAATATTATCTGCAACGTTTTCAAACCCTTCTTTTAGGTTATCACTGTGTTTTTTGAAATCTACATTTTTTAGCTTATCAGAAACGCTATCAAAACCGTCTTTAATTTTTTTTTCGATGTTACTGATGTTTACAGCTTCTCCGGTCATTGTTAACTTTTCGGCAGTCGTTTTTGCCTCAGGTATTAATGCCCAACAAATAAGATATATGATAATGAATGTTCCTCCAGAAAGGAATGTAAATAACACCCATAGTAAACGTACCCAAATCATATCTATGCCTAAATAATGGCTAAAACCTGATGCTACACCACCAACGTAAGAGTTGTCTGTGTCTCTGTATAAGGTTTTATTCGGACCTGATTTGGTTTGTCTTTTTTGTTGTGGCTCGTCTTCAAATATCTCGTCATCAACCAAGTAGTCTTCTGGTTGCCCCATTATGGTAATCACCACGTCTACGAGTTTAACACCCACAACTTGTTTATCATTTTGTATACGTTCGCTAAATAATTCTGCGATACGTGCTTCGATATCAGAAATAATTTCTGAACGACCTTGAGAGTCTGTAAATGAACGTTTTATAGCCTCAAGATAGCGCTGTAACTTAAGATATGCATCTTCATCAATATGGAAGAATATCCCTGCTAAATTTATATTGACTGTTTTATTCATTTTTTTGGTGTTTTTGTACTTGTGACTAGGTTAACTGCGTTTTGTAATTCACTCCAAGTAGTGTTTAACTCTTTAAGAAATAATTTTCCTGTTTCTGTAAGACCATAATATTTTCTTGGTGGTCCTGAGGTTGATTCTTCCCAGCGATAATTGAGAAGACCTGCATTTTTTAATCTTGTTAATAGCGGATATATCGTCCCTTCTACAACAAGCATTTTTGCGTCTTTTAGCGTGCCTAGAATCTCTGCAACGTAAGCGTCTTCATCCTTTAGAATGGATAAAATGCAGTATTCTAAAACGCCTTTTCGCATTTGTGCTTTTGTGTTTTCTATCTTCATATTCTTATGAGATTAAATTTTAATAAACTGTTCATTTTTTGATTGATTTGATTTTTATACTGAAAATAAATTCAGCATAGATTGATGAAATTATTTTAAAAACTTGATTGTTAATGGGTACTGAAACTCTTTTCCGTCTCTTGCGGAAAGGCTGGCTTTTACAATTAAGGCCAACTCGATTAAGAAGCCCAAAAAAGCTAAAACACCTAATCCACCTGTTATATAGAGTAGAGGTGATGGTTTACCAATATTAATATGAAAATCATAAAAACCACTGAAATTGATAAAATCAATACCATTAAAAACCTTAAAGATGAAAAACGGAATACTTATCGTACCAATAATTAGGGCATATAGTAAAACACTTATCTGAAAGTTTATTGCTTGCTTACCGTGCTTATCTACAAAATCTGATTTTTCTTTATTAACCTGCCATAAAACGATTGGTCCAATAAAGTTTCCAAAGGGTATTAAAAATCTTGAAAAGGTCGATAAATGTATAAACGTGGCAATATTTTTATGGTGGTCTGTCGTCATGATTTAAAAGTATATAATAGTTTCTTATGCAAATATATGTCTTTAAAAAGGTATTATGTTACGCATGGTACTAAAAATTAACACTTTATTAACATTTTAGATTAGGCTAAAATGATGGTTGTCTTAGTAATAACAATGGCTTCAGAGTAAGTCTCTTAAATGTAATAACTGTAGTTGATAATAAATTACCTTTTAAGATATAGATGTTCTCTTATTAAAAAGAGAGCTATTGTAGCAAAAATTAAGAGTAGTAATAATAACATAATAAAGTGAACTATATTAATATAACAGTCAAAATCTCAAAACACCTACCAATGATAAGTTCACTTGTATTAAATGTTTATATTGCTATAACTATTATTAAAATTTAAAATATTTTATAGATGAATATTACGCCTTCAAAACTCAATAAGTTTATAATGTTTAAGCTACCTGCAGCATATTTTACAGGAGTAAGAACAACATATCTAGATGATGTTAAGTGTATAGTTAGTGTAAAGCATCGTTGGATCAATCAAAACCCCTTTAATTCTATGTTTTGGGCAGTACAAGGCATGGCAGCAGAGCTTACAACGGGTGCATTAGTCATGAAAAAAATAAAAGAAAGTGGTAAAAAAGTATCAATGTTAGTTGCTAATAATAATGCATCATTTACAAAAAAGGCAACAGGTAGGATTACATTCGAATGCTCTGAAGGTTACAAAATCGACGAGACTATTAAAAAAGCCATAGAGACAAAAGAAGGACAAACAGTTTGGCTTAATGCTAAAGGTGTAAATAATGAAGGAGTTGAAGTGTCTAATTTTAATTTTGAATGGACATTAAAAGTTAAGAGTTAATAATTTTTGTAACAAAACCTCAGTGAATTCAACATATAGTTAATCAACAAAAAACAATCAATAAAATGACAGCACACGAAATTGACTATCGTATTTACGGAGAAGAAATGCAATATGTAGAAATAGAACTAGACCCGCAAGAAGGTGTTATTGCAGAATCTGGTAGCTTTATGATGATGGACGATGGTATTAAAATGGATACCATTTTTGGAGATGGCTCACAGAAAGATAAAGGCTTTTTAGGAAAAATATTAGGCGCAGGAAAACGAATACTTACTGGTGAGAGCCTTTTTATGACAGCGTTTTATAACGACTTAGTTGGTAAACGTAATGTGTCATTTGCATCTCCATATCCGGGAAAAATCATTCCTATTGACCTAACAGAGTTTGGTGGTAAGTTTATTTGTCAAAAAGATGCATTTTTATGCGCAGCAAAAGGCGTAAGTGTTGGTATTGAATTCTCAAAAAAATTAGGAAGAGGCTTGTTTGGAGGCGAAGGTTTTATTATGCAAAAGTTAGAAGGCGATGGTATGGCATTTGTTCACGCTGGCGGAACAATGGCCGAGCGAACATTAGAAGCAGGAGAAACAATGCGAGTAGATACTGGTTGTATTGTTGGTTTTACCCAAGATGTCAATTATGATATTGAATTTATTGGTGGGATTAAAAATTCCATTTTTGGAGGCGAAGGTTTGTTTTTTGCAAAGCTAGAAGGTCCAGGAAAAGTATATATTCAATCATTGCCTTTTAGCCGATTAGCTGATCGTGTGATTGCGTCTGCTCCAAAATCTGGAGGAAAAGGTAGGGGAGAAGGTAGTATT
This DNA window, taken from Winogradskyella sp. PC-19, encodes the following:
- a CDS encoding PQQ-dependent sugar dehydrogenase — protein: MKQLKLIVVALSIICASCGQKENKKSETPEIAEAQSQVEVGTTSSVEAEAATNIDYSTETVVPDLNIPWGMVFLPDGAMLITEKAGELIHFKDGKKTTIEGLPDIYVRGQGGLLDIELHPDYANNGWLYITHASEDGDGDGGNTALLRAKLDGNKLIDVTRLYKAGPNSRRGQHFGSRIEFDNDGYLYFSVGDRGNRDENPQDITRDCGKIYRLNADGSVPKDNPFVGTENAKTAIFSYGHRNPQGMVKNPYSGKIWVHEHGPKGGDEINVVQKGKNFGWPIISYGVNYSGTKFTDITSKDGMEQPLFYWVPSIAPSGMDFVTSDKYTDWKGNLLVGSLKFEYLERLVLNNNKVTKREKLLEGMGRVRDVKQGPDGYIYVALENKGIVKIVPNS
- a CDS encoding TonB-dependent receptor family protein; translated protein: MFSDEFGYFEVNSKGNYLFESIGYNTITINIDSEDFLIVQLISKPSELNEVVINANHIPTTLKKSVTTTNIITQKEIELGNDINISQALNRTPGVFMQSGALNTNRLTIRGIGSRNLFGTSKIRAYFKDIPLTNGSGETNIEDFELNTISQMNITKGATSSAFGAGLGGTIQLNPLNAYLNETSTNSELTFGSFGLFKSTLNFNHGISKNSFRGVYSITNSDGYRDNNDYNRQTFTLTSNHFIDDKNELTFLGSYVDLKAFIPSSINQDTFENNPTAAAFTWAQAQGFEDSQRGIFGLSWNHTYNPNIRQVTSVFTSFRNGYEPRPFNVLDENTFAYGVRSRLIGDFQLLEKPLKYTIGGEFFKDRYSSKTFENLYQNFPAGTGSVQGDELSNFVEYRKYFNLFFEVNYELSEKTTFVAGLNYNQTSYDLEDNFPTSTNNVDQSGQFDFNGILSPKIGLSYLVSDNVSIYTSFSQGFSPISLEETLLPNGQINNELKPETGWNYEIGTRGGIFNNKLQFNLSVYRLDVKNLLVARRTTQDQFIGVNAGQTLHDGLEISLNSNLINKESFTLNGFFNYSLNNYKFENFVDGDNDFSGNDLTGVPSEIVNTGLDFATEIGFYANINFQHIGRQPITDSNSLYSDSYNLTNLKVGFRKSFSGKLTFDVFYGLDNIFDEAYASQILINARGFGGSQPRYFYPGNPINYYAGLNINYQF
- the trxB gene encoding thioredoxin-disulfide reductase → MSDTIERVKCLIIGSGPAGYTAAIYAARANMAPVLYQGEQPGGQLTTTNDVENFPGYPDGITGPEMMIQLQKQAERFGTDIRHGWVDKVDFSGDLHKVWINGEKEIHADTIIISTGASAKYLGLPSEQKYLKLGGGVSACAVCDGFFYRNQETVIVGAGDSACEEAHYLSKLCKKVTMLVRRDEFRASKIMAARVQNTENIEILYNTETEEVLGDGQVVTGVRVKNNVTGDVHEIPATGFFVAIGHKPNTDIFEDYLNLDETGYIINEVPGTSKTNVEGVFVSGDAADHVYRQAITAAGTGCMAALDAERYLASKDADFEVVTPTYN
- a CDS encoding GIN domain-containing protein — translated: MTANKVIYAFVFLIGLTSISYAQKAEKIKGNRDVTVKQTYIDGFNTLIIKNDFEVKIAYNSKSSVEVEADDNLHEIIDINVSDGTLSISTSKRITSKKKLIITVNYSDNLEDVELYDSAELRSLTSMELNDFKLKIDNNSRAYLNLKATNFSFTASNRTKSRLNITADSSSFIMSDNSKLDALLNSKTTSFDLYQNADATIEGDTENSTLRLDNSAKFIGKAFTIQNANVLIESNSDATLNITTELKLNASGNTETFVYGEPKIILETFSDTAKLQKKEMNNKGLFN
- a CDS encoding head GIN domain-containing protein, which produces MSTLARIIAAGIVALFMTSCNFDINFGPGVSGNGNVITETRSILEDFDRIKVSRGIEVELTQGNSVALKVEADENLHDVITTEVDEDNGILRISSNENIKSSSSKKVILTVKNLNSIETSSGAYVMVENTLTTEELDLESTSGSHINADVSTEKLICQTTSGAGIKVSGETNNLRAESTSGSYIKANNLEAQTTRVSATSGANITVNTSKELTASATSGASIKYSGNPEKVNKNAGVSGSIRKD
- a CDS encoding DUF3471 domain-containing protein, giving the protein MNQSIKLLAVCIIGLLINSDIAFAQVNKNSELFKTLKSNDSILFKVGFNKCKIEKSAKLMFDDLEFYHDKSGITNSKAEFISVMKNGLCKPNNTEKPYRFLVEGSLEVFPLYNNDTLYGALQNGKHFFSPDKTMTYEKSNNYALFSHLWILENNVWKIKRVISYNHVSKEVVQSIEEVTVSKELLVKYSGNYKAQYSGDVIIKLENNKLFIKAEGLETTLTAIAKNKFAHPKAPLVFEFILDKNGETREIIVNQNGKMVEKATKQ
- a CDS encoding PspC domain-containing protein, which encodes MNKTVNINLAGIFFHIDEDAYLKLQRYLEAIKRSFTDSQGRSEIISDIEARIAELFSERIQNDKQVVGVKLVDVVITIMGQPEDYLVDDEIFEDEPQQKRQTKSGPNKTLYRDTDNSYVGGVASGFSHYLGIDMIWVRLLWVLFTFLSGGTFIIIYLICWALIPEAKTTAEKLTMTGEAVNISNIEKKIKDGFDSVSDKLKNVDFKKHSDNLKEGFENVADNISETVKSVDFDKQSNRLKNKSRNFFETIGDIIMFFLKIFAKFFGIIMIIVGVSTLIALLVGFFTVGVTDVIHFPGIDFLEIGNAANIPIWLMSLLLFLAIGIPFFFLFYLGLKILVNNLKSIGNPAKFTLLGLWIISILGLIVTGIKQASEHAFDAETVSKKELSITANDTLKISVAGYDRYDNYYYRNHNNFKLIEDDEGRKIVSNDIKLIVYSTTDSVAKITIVKEASGSSYRVAKERADNINYSYGFANKELKLEAYHTTDVDNKYSEQQVRIIVYLPEGSTLIVDKDLSRYIRRTYRSYNSIIYNTNYGKYLKVKQNEVECLDCEYNEVNESKSTNFSNNDKTSLKINSEEGIVIKTGDSVKLKIDSDGIKANGSDIQVKIDDKNGVEIKSKNDN
- a CDS encoding PadR family transcriptional regulator translates to MKIENTKAQMRKGVLEYCILSILKDEDAYVAEILGTLKDAKMLVVEGTIYPLLTRLKNAGLLNYRWEESTSGPPRKYYGLTETGKLFLKELNTTWSELQNAVNLVTSTKTPKK
- a CDS encoding DUF4870 domain-containing protein gives rise to the protein MTTDHHKNIATFIHLSTFSRFLIPFGNFIGPIVLWQVNKEKSDFVDKHGKQAINFQISVLLYALIIGTISIPFFIFKVFNGIDFINFSGFYDFHINIGKPSPLLYITGGLGVLAFLGFLIELALIVKASLSARDGKEFQYPLTIKFLK